From Falsiruegeria litorea R37, the proteins below share one genomic window:
- a CDS encoding S-methyl-5'-thioadenosine phosphorylase gives MSKTKIAVIGGSGIYDIDGLQDAEWVSVDTPWGSPSDQILTGSLDGVDMAFLPRHGRGHVHSPTDVPYRANIDALKRLGVTDVISVSACGSFREAMAPGDFVIVDQFIDRTFARDKSFFGTGCVAHVSVAHPTCPRLSDACETAAKAADINVHRGGTYLAMEGPQFSTLAESKMYREHWGADVIGMTNMPEAKLAREAELCYASVAMVTDYDSWHPDHGEVDVTAIIATLTGNAEKGRNLVKGLPALLGADRDPCPHGCDRALEYAILTAPEKRDPALLAKLDAVAGRIL, from the coding sequence GTGAGCAAAACAAAAATCGCCGTCATCGGCGGCTCGGGCATTTATGATATCGACGGGTTGCAGGACGCTGAATGGGTCAGCGTCGACACGCCCTGGGGCTCCCCCTCGGATCAGATTCTTACCGGATCCCTGGACGGGGTCGACATGGCATTCCTGCCGCGCCACGGGCGGGGCCACGTGCATTCACCCACCGACGTTCCCTATCGCGCCAACATCGACGCGCTCAAGCGGTTGGGCGTGACGGATGTGATCAGCGTTAGCGCCTGCGGGTCGTTCCGCGAAGCAATGGCACCGGGAGATTTTGTGATCGTCGATCAGTTCATCGACCGCACCTTTGCGCGCGACAAAAGCTTTTTTGGCACCGGATGCGTGGCGCATGTCAGTGTCGCCCACCCCACCTGCCCGCGCCTGAGCGATGCTTGCGAAACCGCAGCCAAGGCTGCTGACATCAACGTGCATCGCGGTGGCACCTATCTGGCGATGGAAGGCCCGCAGTTTTCGACATTGGCGGAATCCAAGATGTACCGCGAACACTGGGGCGCGGATGTCATCGGCATGACCAACATGCCCGAAGCCAAACTCGCCCGCGAAGCCGAGCTTTGCTACGCCTCTGTCGCCATGGTCACCGACTATGACAGCTGGCACCCCGATCATGGCGAGGTGGACGTGACCGCCATCATCGCCACCCTGACAGGCAACGCCGAAAAGGGCCGCAATCTGGTCAAAGGGTTGCCCGCCCTTTTGGGGGCAGATCGCGATCCTTGCCCCCATGGCTGCGACCGGGCGCTGGAATATGCGATCCTGACCGCCCCTGAGAAACGCGATCCTGCGCTGCTGGCCAAGCTTGACGCGGTTGCCGGTCGCATTCTGTAA